Proteins from a single region of Tamandua tetradactyla isolate mTamTet1 chromosome 12, mTamTet1.pri, whole genome shotgun sequence:
- the STON2 gene encoding stonin-2 isoform X2: MQGTRLHQHLTPEEPEPRRGSAGCSPPNDNSSSLQEDEEVEMETISWQASSPAINGHLATPVTSARFPSWVTFDDNEVSRPLSPITSPLKSNIPPIASVIPDVPYNSTGSFKKRERPKSTLINVSKVQKLDISSLSHPPSISEAPPWRATNPFLNETLQDVQPSPINPFSSFFEEQEKRSQNNSISSTTGKSQRDSLIVVYQDAISFDDSSKNHSHSDAVEKLKQLQIDDPDHLGNATLPDDDPIAWIELDNHHPGLTLSQPRDGWAMMLRIPEKKNIMSSRHWGPIYIKLTDSGYLQLYYEQGLEKPFREFKLEICHEISEPRLQNYDENGRIHSLRIDRVSYKEKKKYQPKPAVTHTAEREQVIKLGTTNYGDFLSFIHAVQDHLMNLPVSSMDLSTVGLNYLEEEITVDVRDEFSGIVSKRDNQILQHHVLTRIHILTFLSGLAECRLGLNDVLVKGNEIVSRQDIMPTTTAKWIKLHECRFHGCVDEDVFSTSRVILFNPLDACRFELMRFRTVFAEKTLPFTLRTAASISGAEVEVQSWLRMSPGFSSNCDPLTQVPCENVMICYPVPSEWVKNFRRESVLGEKSLKAKVNRGASFGSSSVSGSEPVMRVTLGTAKYEHAFSSIVWRINRLPDKNSASGHPHCFFCHLELGSDREVPSRFANHVTVEFSMPTTSASKAAVRSISVEDKTDVRKWVNYSAHYSYKVEIEQKKSLKPDFDGNEMENPKECGVQ, encoded by the exons aCAATTCTTCCTCGCTCCAAGAAGATGAAGAGGTAGAGATGGAGACCATCAGCTGGCAGGCAAGCAGTCCAGCCATAAATGGACACCTTGCCACTCCAGTGACGTCTGCTCGTTTCCCCAGCTGGGTCACATTTGATGACAATGAAGTCAGCCGCCCTTTATCACCAATCACCTCTCCCCTTAAGTCAAATATACCACCTATTGCATCCGTGATCCCAGATGTACCCTATAACTCTACTGGATCCTTTAAGAAGAGGGAACGTCCCAAGAGCACTTTGATAAATGTCTCTAAAGTTCAGAAACTGGACATTTCCTCCTTAAGCCATCCACCTTCTATAAGTGAAGCTCCACCTTGGAGGGCAACTAATCCTTTCCTAAATGAGACTCTGCAGGATGTGCAGCCCTCCCCTATCAACCCTTTCAGTTCTTTCTTTGAAGAGCAGGAGAAGCGTTCccaaaacaattccatttctagtactACAGGCAAAAGCCAAAGAGACTCCCTCATTGTCGTCTACCAGGATGCCATCAGTTTTGATGACTCAAGCAAAAATCATTCACATTCAGATGCTGTTGAAAAACTCAAACAACTCCAAATTGATGATCCTGATCACTTAGGTAATGCAACACTACCTGATGATGACCCAATAGCTTGGATTGAACTAGATAATCACCACCCTGGTTTAACACTATCCCAGCCCAGGGATGGTTGGGCAATGATGCTAAGGATACCTGAGAAAAAAAACATCATGTCCTCCAGGCACTGGGGACCAATCTATATCAAACTGACAGACAGTGGTTACCTGCAGCTTTATTATGAGCAGGGCTTAGAAAAACCATTCCGTGAGTTCAAGCTGGAGATCTGCCATGAGATTTCAGAACCCCGCCTCCAAAACTATGATGAAAATGGTAGAATTCACAGCTTGCGAATTGACCGTGTCTCCTACAAGGAGAAGAAGAAATACCAGCCCAAACCTGCTGTTACCCATACAGCAGAGAGGGAACAAGTGATTAAGCTGGGCACCACCAATTACGGTGACTTCCTGAGCTTCATCCATGCAGTTCAAGACCATCTTATGAATCTGCCAGTGTCGTCAATGGATTTGAGCACAGTTGGCTTGAACTACCTTGAAGAGGAGATTACGGTGGATGTTAGAGATGAATTCTCTGGCATTGTGAGCAAAAGGGACAACCAGATTCTCCAGCACCATGTCTTGACACGGATCCACATTCTGACTTTTCTCTCTGGGCTTGCAGAGTGCCGCTTGGGCCTCAATGATGTCCTTGTCAAAGGGAACGAAATAGTCTCCCGGCAGGACATCATGCCTACCACCACTGCAAAGTGGATCAAGCTCCATGAGTGCCGTTTTCACGGATGTGTGGACGAGGATGTATTCAGCACCTCACGGGTGATTCTGTTCAACCCTTTGGATGCATGCCGGTTTGAGTTAATGCGATTCAGAACAGTATTTGCTGAGAAGACCTTGCCTTTCACACTCAGGACGGCAGCGAGCATCAGTGGGGCAGAGGTGGAGGTGCAGAGCTGGCTTAGGATGTCACCTGGCTTCTCCTCTAACTGTGACCCTCTTACTCAGGTTCCCTGTGAGAATGTGATGATTTGTTACCCTGTGCCCAGTGAGTGGGTAAAAAACTTCCGCAGGGAAAGTGTCCTGGGGGAAAAGTCTTTGAAAGCTAAAGTGAACCGGGGGGCAAGCTTTGGTTCCAGTAGTGTATCTGGCTCTGAGCCTGTTATGAGAGTAACTCTGGGAACTGCCAAGTATGAGCATGCTTTCAGCTCCATTGTGTGGAGGATAAACCGACTGCCTGACAAAAACTCAG CATCTGGTCACCCACACTGTTTCTTCTGCCACCTTGAACTTGGTTCTGACCGGGAAGTGCCTTCCAGATTTGCCAATCACGTGACCGTTGAGTTCAGCATGCCTACAACCTCCGCTTCTAAAGCCGCTGTAAGATCCATCTCGGTGGAAGACAAGACTGACGTCAGGAAGTGGGTCAATTATTCTGCACACTACAGCTACAAG gtggaaattgaacaaaaaaagagtttaaaGCCAGACTTTGAcggaaatgaaatggaaaatcccAAGGAGTGTGGGGTCCAGTGA